One part of the Thermodesulfovibrio sp. 3462-1 genome encodes these proteins:
- a CDS encoding DUF433 domain-containing protein, translating into MKYRDRIEINPEILVGKPIIKGTRISVEFILEFLANGWDIEKILKNYPQLTKKDIIAAIEYSLEILKEEKIYAI; encoded by the coding sequence ATGAAGTATAGAGATAGAATAGAGATAAATCCAGAGATCCTTGTTGGGAAACCAATTATAAAAGGAACTCGGATTTCAGTTGAGTTTATACTTGAATTCCTTGCAAACGGCTGGGATATAGAAAAAATACTTAAAAACTATCCACAACTTACAAAAAAAGACATTATTGCTGCAATTGAATATTCCTTAGAGATACTCAAAGAAGAAAAAATCTATGCTATATGA
- a CDS encoding TIGR02556 family CRISPR-associated protein has product MLSAVKEIGRFVSQPTVKIEGKIIFIVLDSNLSFKAIELEDFIAEKIDRYLYKTGESKGNRPSPFAPINPKEPKKTFEKIINWFKNYERTPNLKPEDLNKIRKINNVLQQEKSKILSSIVDQVKQLPKKSTKFLSVRINDKYLGDFRLFREIFNLNISQRIGRSSSKDRTCSICGEVKDTVSARTHVYQFDTDDKPGFITEFNKKNYWKNIPVCQECRDLLQKGRDFIKDKLTFKFYGMKYQLIPKFLLGGPEVVEEILEILSDTHKSISLKERTVKRLTDDENEILEYLSKKEDVLTLNILFLESQRSAERILLLIEDVFPSRLKTIFDAKNYVDKLFNEEFNFGKVRSFFYKSDEDKRETDLDKYFLEIVDSIFRGQRIDFNFLVKFFMQNIRRDFMNNEFYLFKIRDARMCMVFFEKLGLINFEEVNMEPNLFDEIFNKYGKSLNAPEKRGIFLLGALTQMLLNKQYSERESKPPFMKKLKSLKMDEKDIKALLPEVQNKLEEYETFDKGKRLIAQEASKYLLQAGDGWRMSVDEINFYFACGMNLYEKIAKIVYEKHELPIL; this is encoded by the coding sequence ATGCTTTCAGCAGTTAAAGAAATTGGTAGATTTGTATCTCAGCCAACTGTAAAAATAGAAGGGAAAATAATTTTTATAGTGCTTGATTCTAACTTGTCATTTAAAGCGATTGAACTTGAAGATTTCATTGCAGAAAAAATAGATAGATATCTTTATAAAACTGGAGAAAGTAAAGGTAACAGACCATCGCCATTTGCACCAATTAACCCCAAGGAACCTAAAAAAACCTTTGAAAAAATCATCAACTGGTTTAAAAATTATGAGCGAACCCCAAATCTTAAACCTGAAGACCTTAATAAAATCAGAAAGATTAACAATGTGCTTCAACAGGAAAAATCCAAGATTTTGTCCTCAATAGTTGATCAAGTAAAACAACTACCTAAAAAATCAACTAAATTTCTTTCAGTAAGGATAAATGATAAATACCTTGGAGATTTTAGATTGTTCAGGGAAATTTTTAACCTCAATATTTCTCAAAGAATTGGTAGGTCCTCTTCTAAAGATAGGACGTGTTCTATCTGTGGTGAAGTAAAAGATACAGTTTCTGCAAGAACACATGTCTATCAATTTGATACCGATGACAAGCCCGGCTTTATTACGGAATTTAACAAAAAGAACTACTGGAAAAACATTCCAGTCTGTCAGGAATGTCGTGATTTACTTCAAAAGGGTAGGGATTTTATTAAGGATAAGCTAACCTTTAAATTTTACGGTATGAAATATCAACTAATTCCAAAATTTTTATTGGGCGGACCGGAAGTTGTAGAAGAAATACTAGAAATTTTATCTGACACCCATAAAAGTATTTCCCTTAAAGAAAGAACTGTAAAAAGGCTAACAGATGATGAAAACGAGATACTTGAATACCTTTCTAAAAAGGAAGATGTTCTGACTTTAAATATCCTCTTTCTTGAAAGCCAGCGGAGTGCAGAGAGAATTCTGCTTCTCATAGAGGATGTTTTCCCATCAAGGCTAAAAACTATTTTTGATGCAAAAAATTATGTGGACAAGCTTTTTAATGAAGAATTTAATTTCGGTAAAGTAAGATCATTTTTCTATAAATCTGATGAAGACAAAAGAGAAACCGACCTTGACAAATATTTTCTTGAAATAGTTGATTCTATTTTTAGAGGTCAGAGAATTGATTTTAATTTTTTAGTTAAGTTTTTTATGCAAAACATAAGAAGAGATTTTATGAATAATGAGTTTTATCTTTTTAAGATTAGAGATGCAAGGATGTGTATGGTATTTTTTGAAAAACTTGGTTTAATAAATTTTGAGGAGGTAAATATGGAACCAAACCTTTTTGACGAAATATTTAACAAATACGGTAAGTCGTTGAATGCACCTGAAAAAAGAGGCATATTTTTACTTGGTGCGCTAACACAGATGCTATTAAATAAACAGTATTCTGAAAGGGAATCAAAACCACCATTTATGAAAAAATTAAAAAGCTTAAAAATGGATGAAAAAGATATAAAGGCATTACTGCCAGAAGTGCAGAATAAATTAGAAGAATATGAGACTTTTGATAAAGGTAAAAGATTGATTGCACAAGAAGCATCTAAGTATTTATTGCAGGCTGGTGATGGATGGAGAATGTCTGTGGATGAGATAAACTTTTATTTTGCCTGCGGAATGAATCTTTACGAGAAAATCGCAAAAATTGTTTATGAAAAACATGAATTACCAATTTTGTAA
- a CDS encoding RAMP superfamily CRISPR-associated protein, which yields MKIYKLTIELKSPCLIGSGEGFGAIIDSDIVFDEYGIPYIPSKRIKGCLRDSAIEICEMFESAGINVLDLQKDKTENKYSIVTSIFGKPGNDKSAPVYFSNLTIQGYDDIKKWLAYLMNQYSGLISREGIIEQYTEIRQQTAIDETTGTAEEHSLRTIRVAKKGLVFEGSIDADIDDVKLLYFAVKNLRRLGTKRNRGYGEVECKLYDGSNEINFINELEVLCKQ from the coding sequence ATGAAGATATATAAACTTACCATTGAACTCAAATCACCTTGCCTCATAGGCTCAGGAGAAGGCTTTGGAGCTATTATAGATTCTGATATTGTATTTGACGAATATGGCATCCCTTATATCCCATCAAAAAGGATTAAAGGATGTTTAAGGGACTCAGCCATTGAGATTTGTGAAATGTTTGAATCTGCAGGAATTAATGTATTAGATTTGCAAAAAGACAAAACTGAAAATAAATATTCTATTGTAACTTCCATATTTGGAAAACCTGGCAATGATAAATCAGCTCCAGTTTATTTTTCCAATCTGACGATACAAGGATATGATGACATAAAAAAATGGCTTGCCTATTTAATGAATCAATACAGTGGTCTGATATCTCGCGAAGGCATTATAGAGCAATATACAGAAATCAGACAGCAGACCGCAATTGATGAGACCACAGGCACAGCAGAAGAACACTCATTGAGGACAATAAGGGTGGCAAAGAAGGGGCTTGTATTTGAAGGCAGTATAGATGCAGATATTGATGATGTAAAGCTCCTCTATTTTGCAGTGAAAAACCTGAGGCGTTTAGGCACAAAGAGAAACAGAGGCTATGGTGAAGTAGAATGTAAACTTTACGATGGTTCAAATGAAATAAATTTTATAAATGAACTGGAGGTCTTATGCAAGCAATAA
- a CDS encoding DUF433 domain-containing protein encodes MYYKDRVRNQGILERKPVIKLTNKSIEFHLELLSNGWEIGEILKNYPQLTKENVIAVGEYLTITYTSRGK; translated from the coding sequence ATGTATTACAAAGATAGAGTGAGAAATCAGGGCATCCTGGAAAGAAAACCAGTCATAAAACTCACCAACAAATCCATTGAATTTCACCTTGAATTACTTTCAAATGGATGGGAGATAGGAGAAATTCTAAAAAATTATCCTCAACTTACAAAAGAAAATGTTATTGCTGTTGGTGAGTATTTAACTATAACATATACAAGCAGAGGTAAATAA
- a CDS encoding DUF1887 family CARF protein encodes MAEYFLAQNKNLKNIFLIYSEETNNQRGTKNYCDTLKELLNSHHQNNLTFEFIHLSNISDASQIRRNLDARLLPLLNSTFSVHLNYTGGTKVMGTHVYRWLEEKARENNIKASFSYLDARTFQIVDDINGRITGDLRNEIGLSIQELISLHEFERKNKPSEEIDLFKNAVNKFKELIEADKLKDWFNKYQRDLFTSKNPKEKDKLVEKIRNLKDDLKNFRAEGSFLEIIRSMPEDYILFNNDGSFREPKSNDCLKQAVKFLDGKWLELYVFDVLKNNLTGQNIEIDRNWEIKKKQWSSQHQKFELDIILLKGYQLIGISCTTASQRHICKSKGFEIFLRTRQIGGKEARAVLITRLNKSQRNELQEELEIDTEGKENILVLGEDDLKESVLINRIKDFIK; translated from the coding sequence GTGGCTGAATATTTTCTTGCCCAAAATAAAAATCTCAAAAATATTTTTTTAATCTATTCAGAAGAAACCAATAATCAGAGAGGAACAAAAAATTATTGTGACACCCTTAAAGAGCTTCTTAACTCTCATCATCAAAACAATCTTACCTTTGAATTTATTCATCTTTCTAACATCAGTGATGCAAGCCAGATCAGAAGAAACCTTGATGCAAGACTTCTTCCATTACTCAATTCAACTTTCTCTGTCCATCTCAACTATACAGGAGGAACAAAGGTAATGGGAACGCATGTTTACAGGTGGCTTGAGGAAAAAGCCAGAGAAAATAATATAAAAGCCTCTTTCTCATATCTTGATGCCAGGACATTCCAGATAGTAGATGATATAAATGGCAGGATTACGGGTGACCTTAGAAATGAAATAGGGCTAAGCATTCAGGAATTGATAAGTCTTCATGAGTTTGAAAGAAAAAACAAGCCCTCGGAGGAAATTGATTTATTCAAAAACGCCGTTAATAAGTTTAAGGAACTTATTGAGGCAGATAAACTTAAAGATTGGTTTAACAAATATCAAAGAGACCTTTTTACCAGTAAAAATCCTAAAGAAAAAGACAAACTGGTAGAAAAAATAAGAAACTTAAAAGACGATCTGAAAAATTTCAGGGCAGAGGGAAGTTTCCTGGAGATTATAAGATCAATGCCAGAGGATTATATATTATTCAATAATGATGGCTCTTTCAGAGAGCCTAAATCAAATGATTGTTTAAAACAAGCGGTGAAGTTTCTTGATGGAAAATGGCTCGAACTATATGTATTTGATGTTCTGAAAAATAACCTGACAGGGCAAAACATAGAAATTGACCGTAACTGGGAAATCAAAAAGAAACAATGGTCCAGCCAGCATCAGAAGTTTGAGCTTGATATAATCCTTTTGAAAGGTTATCAACTGATAGGAATTTCTTGTACTACAGCCTCGCAGAGGCATATTTGTAAAAGCAAGGGTTTTGAGATATTCTTAAGAACAAGACAGATTGGTGGCAAGGAGGCAAGGGCTGTGCTGATTACAAGGCTTAATAAATCTCAAAGGAATGAACTTCAGGAAGAGCTTGAGATTGATACAGAAGGCAAAGAAAACATCTTAGTTCTTGGTGAGGATGACCTAAAAGAATCAGTCCTGATCAATAGGATAAAAGACTTTATCAAATAA
- the csa5 gene encoding type I-A CRISPR-associated protein Csa5: MPSICDIINELQLLFHLTLVSKDNRRDTVVEQTAVVNAINFSKFISYSPYNSATVEKLLGNYNEKPKISSLIELANALENFNNDSLLKFPRLYVQETSTNNWVNLLYPETVKYLLKEVAMIKQEIIENPALQSLARTLRYFIRERKYGYADDIRNARKDSRDFEETIAKMLREGRLRLEQEEKIHLPTDEEMKEVFRLANEDFENTKTALVILAFSFPSKAEEEQTVEVQHEV; encoded by the coding sequence GTGCCTTCCATATGTGATATCATTAATGAATTACAACTCCTTTTTCATCTGACATTAGTCTCGAAAGATAATCGTCGCGATACAGTTGTGGAACAAACAGCAGTAGTGAATGCTATAAACTTTTCAAAATTTATTTCATACTCACCATACAATAGTGCAACCGTTGAAAAGCTACTTGGAAACTATAATGAAAAGCCAAAAATTTCTTCCCTCATTGAGTTAGCAAATGCTCTTGAAAATTTTAATAATGATTCCTTACTTAAATTCCCCCGTCTTTATGTTCAGGAGACATCAACAAATAACTGGGTAAATCTTTTATATCCTGAAACAGTAAAATATCTTTTAAAGGAGGTTGCTATGATAAAGCAGGAAATAATTGAAAACCCCGCATTACAAAGCCTTGCAAGAACATTGAGATATTTTATAAGAGAAAGAAAGTATGGATATGCTGATGATATAAGAAATGCAAGGAAGGATTCAAGAGACTTTGAAGAGACAATTGCTAAGATGCTAAGAGAAGGAAGATTAAGGCTTGAACAAGAAGAAAAGATACATCTTCCAACGGACGAGGAAATGAAAGAAGTGTTTAGACTGGCTAATGAGGATTTTGAAAACACAAAGACAGCCCTTGTAATACTTGCCTTTTCCTTCCCTTCAAAGGCTGAGGAAGAACAAACCGTGGAGGTGCAACATGAAGTATAG